In Hafnia alvei, a genomic segment contains:
- a CDS encoding IS3 family transposase (programmed frameshift) → MTGILLGQEVRKRKTPQEKIAIIQQTMEPGMNVSHVARLHGIQPSLLFKWKKQYQEGSLTAVAAGEEVVPASELTAALKQVRELQRLLGKKTMEVEILKEAVEYGQSPKMDSARALVAKGRGIAQVSRAMSVSRAQLSLRVKRSADWQDRRCHRRNDEADAEILSDILDIISDMPSYGYRRVWGILRKRRRAEGLPPVNAKRLYRIMSEHNLLLLHDKPERPKREHKGKIAVAESDMRWCSDGFEFGCDNGEKLRVTFTLDCCDREAIDWAASTGGYDSSTVQDVMLRSVEKRFGDRLPDRPVQWLTDNGSAYTAHETQRFARELNLEPCTTAVSSPQSNGMAERFVKTMKEDYIAFMPKPDVRTALRNLAAAFTHYNENHPHSALGYHSPREYRRQRASLT, encoded by the exons ATGACCGGGATCCTGTTAGGGCAAGAAGTCCGTAAACGTAAAACTCCTCAGGAGAAGATCGCCATTATCCAGCAGACGATGGAGCCGGGCATGAATGTCTCCCATGTCGCCCGCCTGCATGGTATCCAGCCCAGCCTGCTGTTCAAGTGGAAGAAGCAATATCAGGAAGGTAGCCTCACAGCCGTTGCGGCCGGAGAGGAAGTCGTTCCTGCTTCTGAGCTTACTGCTGCTCTGAAGCAGGTCCGGGAGCTTCAGCGCCTGCTGGGCAAGAAGACGATGGAAGTTGAGATCCTGAAAGAAGCCGTGGAGTACGGCCAGTCGC CGAAAATGGATAGCGCACGCGCCCTTGTTGCCAAAGGACGGGGAATAGCACAGGTCAGCCGCGCCATGAGCGTGTCGCGTGCGCAGTTGTCACTGCGGGTTAAGCGTTCTGCCGACTGGCAGGACAGGCGCTGTCACCGGCGTAATGACGAAGCAGACGCTGAAATACTATCGGACATTCTCGATATCATCAGCGACATGCCCAGCTACGGCTATCGACGAGTGTGGGGCATCCTGCGTAAGCGACGTCGCGCAGAAGGGCTGCCGCCGGTAAATGCCAAACGGCTTTACAGGATAATGAGCGAACATAACCTGTTGTTACTGCATGATAAACCGGAGCGGCCGAAGCGTGAGCATAAGGGTAAAATCGCGGTAGCGGAAAGCGATATGCGCTGGTGCTCAGACGGCTTCGAGTTCGGCTGCGACAACGGTGAAAAACTGCGGGTCACGTTCACACTGGACTGCTGTGACAGAGAGGCCATAGACTGGGCGGCAAGCACGGGAGGCTATGACAGTTCGACCGTGCAGGATGTGATGCTGAGGTCGGTAGAAAAGCGCTTCGGCGACAGGTTGCCCGACAGACCGGTGCAGTGGCTGACGGATAACGGTTCAGCGTATACCGCGCATGAAACGCAGAGGTTCGCCAGAGAGCTGAACCTGGAGCCTTGCACAACAGCGGTGAGCAGCCCACAGAGTAATGGCATGGCCGAACGGTTCGTGAAAACGATGAAGGAAGACTATATCGCGTTCATGCCAAAACCGGATGTGAGAACAGCACTGCGAAACCTTGCTGCAGCGTTCACGCATTACAATGAAAACCACCCGCACAGCGCGCTGGGATATCACTCCCCGAGGGAATACCGGCGGCAGCGTGCATCGTTAACTTAA
- a CDS encoding PerC family transcriptional regulator, producing the protein MPKRHPTKPTKATLFCFSTTAEKHHKLALSLETKGAWRRAARQWLDLFDCVSEDHEREYAAMRREKCLMAAEESTRLAQREANRKDSL; encoded by the coding sequence ATGCCTAAACGTCACCCGACAAAGCCTACGAAAGCAACGCTGTTTTGTTTCTCAACCACAGCAGAGAAACATCACAAGCTTGCCCTTTCCCTTGAGACTAAGGGGGCATGGCGCAGAGCAGCCAGACAATGGTTGGATTTGTTTGATTGTGTCAGCGAAGACCATGAACGAGAATATGCCGCCATGCGCCGAGAAAAATGCTTAATGGCCGCCGAAGAGTCAACTCGCCTTGCGCAAAGAGAGGCAAATAGGAAAGACAGTCTATGA
- a CDS encoding IS1-like element IS1A family transposase (programmed frameshift), with translation MASVSISCPSCSATDGVVRNGKSTAGHQRYLCSHCRKTWQLQFTYTASQPGTHQKIIDMAMNGVGCRATARIMGVGLNTILRHFKKLRPQSVTSRIQPGSDVIVYAEMDEQWGYVGAKSRQRWLFYAYDRLRKTVVAHVFGERTMATLGRLMSLLSPFDVVIWMTDGWPLYESRLKGKLHVISKRYTQRIERHNLNLRQHLARLGRKSLSFSKSVELHDKVIGHYLNIKRYQ, from the exons GTGGCTTCTGTTTCTATCAGCTGTCCCTCCTGTTCAGCTACTGACGGGGTGGTGCGTAACGGCAAAAGCACCGCCGGACATCAGCGCTATCTCTGCTCTCACTGCCGTAAAACATGGCAACTGCAGTTCACTTACACCGCTTCTCAACCCGGTACGCACCAGAAAATCATTGATATGGCCATGAATGGCGTTGGATGCCGGGCAACTGCCCGCATTATGGGCGTTGGCCTCAACACGATTTTACGTCACT TTAAAAAACTCAGGCCGCAGTCGGTAACCTCGCGCATACAGCCGGGCAGTGACGTCATCGTCTACGCGGAAATGGACGAACAGTGGGGCTATGTCGGGGCTAAATCGCGCCAGCGCTGGCTGTTTTACGCGTATGACAGGCTCCGGAAGACGGTTGTTGCGCACGTATTCGGTGAACGCACTATGGCGACGCTGGGGCGTCTTATGAGCCTGCTGTCACCCTTTGACGTGGTGATATGGATGACGGATGGCTGGCCGCTGTATGAATCCCGCCTGAAGGGAAAGCTGCACGTAATCAGCAAGCGATATACGCAGCGAATTGAGCGGCATAACCTGAATCTGAGGCAGCACCTGGCACGGCTGGGACGGAAGTCGCTGTCGTTCTCAAAATCGGTGGAGCTGCATGACAAAGTCATCGGGCATTATCTGAACATAAAACGCTATCAATAA